Proteins encoded by one window of Rhodamnia argentea isolate NSW1041297 chromosome 6, ASM2092103v1, whole genome shotgun sequence:
- the LOC115749313 gene encoding probable LRR receptor-like serine/threonine-protein kinase At1g67720 isoform X1 has translation MGFISQIFLIFLALSPSALCQVTEFVSIDCGGTGNYTDPTTGLRWISDTGLMSYGESSAVQNSNGSSVQYQTRRDFPTDDKKYCYTLRTEERRRYIVRTTFLYGNLETEATYPKFELYLDATKWTTVTIFDASRVYVKEMIIRAPSESVNVCLCCATTGAPFISTLELRPLNLSMYATTFEDEFFLEVAARVNFGALTQEALRYPDDPYDRIWDSDLAKRQNFLVGVASGTERINTSQIIDVSTREYPPVKVMQTAVVGTKGSLTYRLNLEDFPANARAYAYFAEIEDLGPNETRKFTLKEPALGDYNTAVVNIVENANGSYRLYEPSYMNVSLNFILSFAFQKTSDSTQGPLLNAIEISRYARIASRTDGQDLAAVDALHSMSSGSVFTDQGDPCLPVSWEWVTCSSMTPPRVTKVDLSGRGIKGMIPSEFNNLVQLTELRLDGNLFSGKLPDMSGLTNLQIVHLENNQLTGPLPSYLGTLPNLIELNIENNSFTGEIPPALLSAKIKFRYGGNIGLHGHSRKKMQFRWILGASIGVLAVLILLLLGSLLLLHNLRRSQSGQKSNDKGDSLRTSTKTSTAYTIVRDGHLREEGSHYIRLSDLESATDGFSKQIGRGSFGSVYYGRMKDGKEVAVKIMAEISNDGHQQFVTEVALLSRIHHRNLVPLVGYCEEGHQRILVYEYMHNGTLRDYIHADSVKQKQLNWLTRLSIAEDAAKGLDYLHTGCNPSIIHRDVKTSNILLDMHMRAKVSDFGLSRQAEEDLTHVSSVARGTVGYLDPEYYGNQQLTEKSDVYSFGVVLLELISGRKPVSPEDYGSDWNIVHWARSLIRKGDVMSIVDPILTGSFKIESVWRVAEVALQCVEQHGVSRPRMQEIILAIQDATKIERDTESRLKLSPGSSKAQSSRKTLLTSFLEIESPDLSNGCIVPSAR, from the exons ATGGGTTTCATTTCTCAAATCTTTCTCATATTCCTGGCGCTCTCACCGTCTGCTCTGTGCCAAGTTACTG AGTTCGTCAGCATAGACTGTGGAGGAACCGGCAACTACACAGACCCGACAACAGGGCTCAGATGGATCTCGGACACGGGTCTCATGAGCTATGGCGAGTCTTCGGCGGTGCAGAATTCCAATGGGAGCTCGGTGCAGTATCAGACACGCAGAGACTTCCCAACAGACGACAAGAAGTACTGTTACACCCTCCGAAccgaagagagaagaagatatatCGTCCGCACGACATTCTTGTACGGCAATCTTGAAACCGAAGCGACGTACCCCAAGTTCGAGCTCTACTTGGACGCGACCAAGTGGACGACCGTGACCATCTTCGACGCTTCCCGAGTTTACGTGAAGGAGATGATCATACGAGCACCCTCTGAATCGGTCAATGTGTGCCTTTGCTGTGCGACGACTGGGGCTCCATTCATTTCCACTCTGGAGCTCAGGCCATTGAATCTCTCGATGTATGCCACTACTTTTGAGGATGAATTCTTCTTGGAGGTGGCGGCGAGGGTCAACTTCGGGGCTCTGACGCAGGAGGCTTTGAG GTACCCGGATGATCCTTACGATAGAATTTGGGACTCAGACCTTGCAAAGAGGCAAAATTTTCTGGTAGGTGTAGCCTCTGGTACAGAGAGAATCAACACGTCGCAAATTATAGATGTTAGTACCAGAGAATACCCGCCCGTTAAAGTCATGCAAACAGCTGTTGTTGGCACGAAAGGGTCGCTTACCTACAGGCTGAACCTGGAAGATTTTCCAGCTAATGCCCGCGCTTATGCGTACTTCGCGGAAATCGAAGACTTAGGGCCGAATGAGACCCGGAAGTTCACATTGAAGGAGCCTGCCTTGGGTGACTACAACACTGCTGTGGTGAACATTGTTGAGAATGCCAATGGTAGCTACCGACTTTACGAACCAAGCTACATGAACGTGTCTTTGAATTTCATTCTGTCATTCGCCTTTCAAAAGACCTCAGATTCTACCCAAGGACCGCTTCTGAATGCCATTGAGATTAGCAGATATGCACGGATTGCTTCAAGGACGGATGGGCAAGATC TGGCAGCGGTCGATGCCCTTCACTCCATGTCCAGTGGAAGTGTTTTCACAGATCAAGGTGATCCATGCCTTCCTGTTTCTTGGGAGTGGGTTACTTGCAGTTCAATGACGCCACCAAGGGTCACAAAAGT AGACCTGTCGGGAAGGGGCATAAAGGGCATGATCCCCTCTGAGTTTAATAATTTGGTGCAGTTGACGGAATT ACGGCTGGATGGAAATTTATTTTCCGGCAAACTCCCTGATATGAGCGGCCTCACCAACTTACAGATTGT GCATTTGGAGAACAACCAGTTGACTGGTCCCTTGCCTTCTTACCTTGGTACTTTGCCAAATTTAATCGAACT GAATATAGAAAACAACTCTTTCACTGGTGAAATACCTCCAGCATTGTTAAGTGCAAAAATTAAATTCAG ATACGGGGGAAACATAGGATTGCATGGGCACTCAAGGAAAAAGATGCAGTTCAGGTGGATACTTGGAGCTTCAATTGGAGTACTTGCAGTTTTGATATTGTTGCTTCTAGGCAGTCTGCTACTCTTGCATAATCTTCGTAGAAGTCAGTCTGGCCAGAAAAGCAATGACAAAG GTGATTCCTTGCGTACTAGCACCAAGACTTCAACTGCATATACAATCGTTCGAGACGGCCACTTAAGGGAAGAAGGCTCGCACTATATAAGGCTTTCTGATTTGGAATCAGCTACTGATGGGTTTTCAAAGCAAATTGGTAGAGGCAGCTTCGGATCAGTGTACTATGGAAGAATGAAAGATGGGAAAGAGGTGGCTGTAAAGATCATGGCTGAAATATCTAACGATGGGCACCAGCAATTTGTGACTGAG GTCGCACTCTTGTCCAGAATCCATCATAGGAATTTAGTTCCTTTAGTTGGGTACTGCGAAGAAGGGCACCAACGCATCTTAGTATATGAGTACATGCACAATGGGACCTTGCGCGATTACATACATG cagatTCTGTCAAGCAAAAGCAGCTAAACTGGCTTACTCGTCTCAGTATAGCAGAAGATGCAGCAAAAG GTCTTGATTACTTGCATACGGGGTGTAACCCAAGCATCATTCATCGAGATGTGAAGACAAGTAACATTCTGCTAGACATGCACATGAGAGCAAAAGTATCGGATTTTGGGCTTTCAAGGCAAGCTGAGGAGGATTTGACCCATGTGTCCAGTGTAGCACGGGGAACTGTGGGGTATCTGGATCCAGA GTATTATGGAAACCAACAATTGACAGAGAAGAGCGATGTGTACAGTTTTGGAGTTGTCCTTTTGGAACTGATCTCTGGAAGAAAGCCCGTGTCGCCAGAAGATTATGGTTCCGACTGGAACATTGTCCATTGG GCAAGATCACTGATTCGCAAAGGGGATGTGATGAGCATAGTCGATCCGATACTCACTGGGAGCTTCAAGATCGAGTCGGTGTGGAGAGTTGCGGAAGTCGCTCTCCAATGTGTTGAACAGCATGGAGTTTCGCGCCCTAGGATGCAGGAGATCATATTGGCCATACAAGATGCTACCAAGATCGAGAGAGACACGGAGAGCCGCCTGAAACTGTCTCCCGGCAGTTCGAAAGCTCAATCCTCTCGCAAGACCTTGCTGACGAGCTTTCTCGAAATCGAAAGCCCTGACTTGTCGAATGGTTGCATAGTCCCATCCGCTAGATGA
- the LOC115749317 gene encoding very-long-chain 3-oxoacyl-CoA reductase 1: MELCFLDKLKSQPSWVILLFTLGSISIFKFSLIFLNWVYVNFLRPAKNLKKYGSWALITGPTDGIGKGFAFQLARKGINLVLVGRNPDKLKEVSDAILAKYGKVQIKTVVVDFAGDLDAGVGRISETIEGLDVGVLINNVGMSYPYARFFHELDEELLKNLIKVNVEGTTKVTQAVLAGMIKRKKGAIVNIGSGAAIVIPSDPLYAVYAATKAYIDQFSRCLYVEYKKNGIDVQCQVPLYVATKMASIRRSSFFVPSAEGYARAALRWIGHEPRCTPYWPHSLLWGLARSLPESMIDSWRLRFCLAIRKRGQLKDSRKKE, from the exons ATGGAGCTCTGTTTCTTGGATAAGCTAAAGAGCCAGCCTTCATGGGTCATCTTGCTCTTCACTCTCGGTTCAATCTCGATTTTCAAGTTCTCGCTCATTTTTCTCAACTGGGTCTACGTCAACTTCCTCAGGCCCGCCAAGAATCTGAAGAAGTACGGCTCGTGGGCGCTTATCACCGGGCCCACCGACGGCATCGGCAAGGGATTCGCTTTCCAGCTTGCTCGGAAGGGGATTAATCTGGTCCTCGTCGGCCGGAACCCCGATAAGCTGAAGGAAGTCTCCGACGCGATCCTGGCCAAGTACGGGAAGGTGCAGATCAAGACGGTGGTCGTCGATTTCGCCGGGGACCTCGACGCGGGCGTGGGGAGGATCAGCGAGACTATCGAGGGGTTGGACGTGGGGGTCCTGATCAACAATGTTGGTATGTCATATCCGTACGCGAGGTTCTTCCACGAGTTGGACGAGGAGCTGCTGAAAAACTTGATTAAGGTCAATGTGGAAGGGACCACCAAGGTCACTCAGGCTGTATTGGCTGGTATGatcaagaggaagaagggagcTATTGTCAATATTGGATCGGGGGCTGCGATTGTGATCCCTTCAGATCCACTCTACGCAGTTTATGCTGCCACGAAAGC GTACATTGATCAGTTCTCCAGGTGTCTCTACGTTGAATATAAGAAGAACGGCATCGACGTGCAATGTCAG GTTCCACTGTACGTGGCCACCAAGATGGCGTCAATCAGGCGGTCGTCTTTCTTCGTACCGTCAGCTGAAGGCTATGCTCGGGCAGCTCTGCGGTGGATTGGCCATGAACCTCGATGCACCCCCTACTGGCCCCATTCCCTCCTCTGGGGTCTTGCTCGCTCGTTACCAGAGTCCATGATCGATTCGTGGCGGCTGCGATTTTGCCTCGCCATTAGGAAGAGGGGTCAGCTCAAGGACTCGAGGAAGAAGGAATAG
- the LOC115749321 gene encoding protein NOI4-like, which translates to MSSEEGRPLPKFGEWDVNDPASAAGFTVIFNKAREEKKAGGPAESVMSQRKHEGSRTEKDKHKYSIKRKWFCCS; encoded by the exons ATGTCTTCG GAAGAGGGACGGCCATTGCCAAAATTTGGGGAGTGGGACGTGAATGATCCGGCCTCAGCTGCTGGATTCACTGTCATATTCAACAAAGctagagaagagaagaaggcgGGAGGACCAGCCGAGAGCGTGATGTCGCAGAGGAAGCACGAAGGTTCCCGTACAGAAAAAGATAAACACAAATACTCCATTAAG AGGAAGTGGTTTTGCTGCAGTTGA
- the LOC115749313 gene encoding probable LRR receptor-like serine/threonine-protein kinase At1g67720 isoform X2, translating into MGFISQIFLIFLALSPSALCQVTEFVSIDCGGTGNYTDPTTGLRWISDTGLMSYGESSAVQNSNGSSVQYQTRRDFPTDDKKYCYTLRTEERRRYIVRTTFLYGNLETEATYPKFELYLDATKWTTVTIFDASRVYVKEMIIRAPSESVNVCLCCATTGAPFISTLELRPLNLSMYATTFEDEFFLEVAARVNFGALTQEALRYPDDPYDRIWDSDLAKRQNFLVGVASGTERINTSQIIDVSTREYPPVKVMQTAVVGTKGSLTYRLNLEDFPANARAYAYFAEIEDLGPNETRKFTLKEPALGDYNTAVVNIVENANGSYRLYEPSYMNVSLNFILSFAFQKTSDSTQGPLLNAIEISRYARIASRTDGQDLAAVDALHSMSSGSVFTDQGDPCLPVSWEWVTCSSMTPPRVTKVDLSGRGIKGMIPSEFNNLVQLTELRLDGNLFSGKLPDMSGLTNLQIVHLENNQLTGPLPSYLGTLPNLIELNIENNSFTGEIPPALLSAKIKFRYGGNIGLHGHSRKKMQFRWILGASIGVLAVLILLLLGSLLLLHNLRRSQSGQKSNDKGDSLRTSTKTSTAYTIVRDGHLREEGSHYIRLSDLESATDGFSKQIGRGSFGSVYYGRMKDGKEVAVKIMAEISNDGHQQFVTEVALLSRIHHRNLVPLVGYCEEGHQRILVYEYMHNGTLRDYIHDSVKQKQLNWLTRLSIAEDAAKGLDYLHTGCNPSIIHRDVKTSNILLDMHMRAKVSDFGLSRQAEEDLTHVSSVARGTVGYLDPEYYGNQQLTEKSDVYSFGVVLLELISGRKPVSPEDYGSDWNIVHWARSLIRKGDVMSIVDPILTGSFKIESVWRVAEVALQCVEQHGVSRPRMQEIILAIQDATKIERDTESRLKLSPGSSKAQSSRKTLLTSFLEIESPDLSNGCIVPSAR; encoded by the exons ATGGGTTTCATTTCTCAAATCTTTCTCATATTCCTGGCGCTCTCACCGTCTGCTCTGTGCCAAGTTACTG AGTTCGTCAGCATAGACTGTGGAGGAACCGGCAACTACACAGACCCGACAACAGGGCTCAGATGGATCTCGGACACGGGTCTCATGAGCTATGGCGAGTCTTCGGCGGTGCAGAATTCCAATGGGAGCTCGGTGCAGTATCAGACACGCAGAGACTTCCCAACAGACGACAAGAAGTACTGTTACACCCTCCGAAccgaagagagaagaagatatatCGTCCGCACGACATTCTTGTACGGCAATCTTGAAACCGAAGCGACGTACCCCAAGTTCGAGCTCTACTTGGACGCGACCAAGTGGACGACCGTGACCATCTTCGACGCTTCCCGAGTTTACGTGAAGGAGATGATCATACGAGCACCCTCTGAATCGGTCAATGTGTGCCTTTGCTGTGCGACGACTGGGGCTCCATTCATTTCCACTCTGGAGCTCAGGCCATTGAATCTCTCGATGTATGCCACTACTTTTGAGGATGAATTCTTCTTGGAGGTGGCGGCGAGGGTCAACTTCGGGGCTCTGACGCAGGAGGCTTTGAG GTACCCGGATGATCCTTACGATAGAATTTGGGACTCAGACCTTGCAAAGAGGCAAAATTTTCTGGTAGGTGTAGCCTCTGGTACAGAGAGAATCAACACGTCGCAAATTATAGATGTTAGTACCAGAGAATACCCGCCCGTTAAAGTCATGCAAACAGCTGTTGTTGGCACGAAAGGGTCGCTTACCTACAGGCTGAACCTGGAAGATTTTCCAGCTAATGCCCGCGCTTATGCGTACTTCGCGGAAATCGAAGACTTAGGGCCGAATGAGACCCGGAAGTTCACATTGAAGGAGCCTGCCTTGGGTGACTACAACACTGCTGTGGTGAACATTGTTGAGAATGCCAATGGTAGCTACCGACTTTACGAACCAAGCTACATGAACGTGTCTTTGAATTTCATTCTGTCATTCGCCTTTCAAAAGACCTCAGATTCTACCCAAGGACCGCTTCTGAATGCCATTGAGATTAGCAGATATGCACGGATTGCTTCAAGGACGGATGGGCAAGATC TGGCAGCGGTCGATGCCCTTCACTCCATGTCCAGTGGAAGTGTTTTCACAGATCAAGGTGATCCATGCCTTCCTGTTTCTTGGGAGTGGGTTACTTGCAGTTCAATGACGCCACCAAGGGTCACAAAAGT AGACCTGTCGGGAAGGGGCATAAAGGGCATGATCCCCTCTGAGTTTAATAATTTGGTGCAGTTGACGGAATT ACGGCTGGATGGAAATTTATTTTCCGGCAAACTCCCTGATATGAGCGGCCTCACCAACTTACAGATTGT GCATTTGGAGAACAACCAGTTGACTGGTCCCTTGCCTTCTTACCTTGGTACTTTGCCAAATTTAATCGAACT GAATATAGAAAACAACTCTTTCACTGGTGAAATACCTCCAGCATTGTTAAGTGCAAAAATTAAATTCAG ATACGGGGGAAACATAGGATTGCATGGGCACTCAAGGAAAAAGATGCAGTTCAGGTGGATACTTGGAGCTTCAATTGGAGTACTTGCAGTTTTGATATTGTTGCTTCTAGGCAGTCTGCTACTCTTGCATAATCTTCGTAGAAGTCAGTCTGGCCAGAAAAGCAATGACAAAG GTGATTCCTTGCGTACTAGCACCAAGACTTCAACTGCATATACAATCGTTCGAGACGGCCACTTAAGGGAAGAAGGCTCGCACTATATAAGGCTTTCTGATTTGGAATCAGCTACTGATGGGTTTTCAAAGCAAATTGGTAGAGGCAGCTTCGGATCAGTGTACTATGGAAGAATGAAAGATGGGAAAGAGGTGGCTGTAAAGATCATGGCTGAAATATCTAACGATGGGCACCAGCAATTTGTGACTGAG GTCGCACTCTTGTCCAGAATCCATCATAGGAATTTAGTTCCTTTAGTTGGGTACTGCGAAGAAGGGCACCAACGCATCTTAGTATATGAGTACATGCACAATGGGACCTTGCGCGATTACATACATG atTCTGTCAAGCAAAAGCAGCTAAACTGGCTTACTCGTCTCAGTATAGCAGAAGATGCAGCAAAAG GTCTTGATTACTTGCATACGGGGTGTAACCCAAGCATCATTCATCGAGATGTGAAGACAAGTAACATTCTGCTAGACATGCACATGAGAGCAAAAGTATCGGATTTTGGGCTTTCAAGGCAAGCTGAGGAGGATTTGACCCATGTGTCCAGTGTAGCACGGGGAACTGTGGGGTATCTGGATCCAGA GTATTATGGAAACCAACAATTGACAGAGAAGAGCGATGTGTACAGTTTTGGAGTTGTCCTTTTGGAACTGATCTCTGGAAGAAAGCCCGTGTCGCCAGAAGATTATGGTTCCGACTGGAACATTGTCCATTGG GCAAGATCACTGATTCGCAAAGGGGATGTGATGAGCATAGTCGATCCGATACTCACTGGGAGCTTCAAGATCGAGTCGGTGTGGAGAGTTGCGGAAGTCGCTCTCCAATGTGTTGAACAGCATGGAGTTTCGCGCCCTAGGATGCAGGAGATCATATTGGCCATACAAGATGCTACCAAGATCGAGAGAGACACGGAGAGCCGCCTGAAACTGTCTCCCGGCAGTTCGAAAGCTCAATCCTCTCGCAAGACCTTGCTGACGAGCTTTCTCGAAATCGAAAGCCCTGACTTGTCGAATGGTTGCATAGTCCCATCCGCTAGATGA
- the LOC115749318 gene encoding uncharacterized protein LOC115749318, whose amino-acid sequence MPLLTLDACWAQAGDASPTRFIGASVFKGEEFIGLNDTANHCHATWCSVCRVSTSRALVRCSAKRSRRYRRPQKIVDLDLQVDQSSSKTNVADRSSSTVEDAPSVDVSSNNSSANSTMSISSRGTVLQACAVTSGFMVALGAIIREASHVAFMEGLTVIDCTKAISFSFETWHLELVTGLVILISSCRYLLLRTWPEFAESSEAANRQVLTSLEPVDYLVVSFLPGIGEELLFRGTLLPLSRNNWNSVLLVAALFGILHLGSGRKYSFAIWASFVGLMYGSATMISSSIVVPMLSHSLNNLVGGMIWQYLKSESSE is encoded by the exons ATGCCTTTGCTCACTCTTGATGCTTGCTGGGCTCAAGCTGGCGATGCCTCTCCGACTCGCTTTATTGGTGCTTCAGTCTTCAAGG GTGAGGAGTTTATTGGCCTCAATGATACAGCGAACCATTGCCATGCCACTTGGTGCAGT GTGTGTAGAGTAAGCACAAGTCGTGCTTTAGTTCGATGCTCTGCAAAGAGATCAAGAAGATATAGAAGACCACAGAAAATTGTTGATCTTGATCTGCAAGTTGACCAGAGTTCATCCAAGACAAATGTTGCTGATAGATCTTCTTCAACAGTTGAAGATGCTCCGAGTGTTGATGTTTCCTCCAACAATTCTTCCGCGAATTCTACCATGTCCATTTCCTCCAGGGGTACTGTCCTTCAGGCGTGTGCAGTCACTTCTGGCTTTATGGTTGCTCTTGGTGCTATAATTAGAGAG GCATCCCATGTTGCCTTCATGGAAGGGTTGACAGTGATTGACTGCACGAAGGCAATATCAT TTAGTTTTGAGACATGGCATCTTGAGTTGGTTACAGGATTGGTTATTCTGATATCGTCTTGTCGGTACCTACTATTGAGGACATGGCCAGAGTTTGCAGAGTCTAGTGAAGCAGCCAATCGGCAG GTTCTTACCTCACTTGAACCTGTGGATTATTTGGTAGTTTCATTTCTCCCAGGAATCGGTGAG GAACTTCTTTTCCGTGGTACGCTGCTCCCACTGTCCAGAAACAACTGGAACAGCGTCCTGCTTGTTGCTGCCTTATTTGGGATCCTACATTTGGGCAGCGGTCGAAAGTATTCCTTTGCAATTTG GGCAAGCTTTGTCGGATTGATGTACGGTTCTGCAACAATGATCTCTTCGAGCATTGTCGTGCCAATGCTCTCTCATTCACTGAACAATCTGGTTGGAGGGATGATATGGCAGTACTTAAAGTCAGAGTCGTCGGAGTAA
- the LOC115749319 gene encoding E3 ubiquitin-protein ligase AIRP2-like → MWQKQPSTSSFRESIKALEADIQHANSLAAGLPRDYCGDSIQMRLSYSPFAPFLLFLIEWMDCHCTDSIPSYLGLVQIVIYQVYVDGMPTMSSKERKASLREFYAVIYPMLRQLEAPFVLIEDNNNKRSQVVDISSRMRAENKRRFGDKDIEEEDECGICMDGYNKMVLPSCGHSMCINCFRDWNGRSRSCPFCRDSLKRVGSRDLWVLTSSNDIVDAVTLAKENLRSFCLYIESLPYMTPETHVLVFDYMMI, encoded by the exons ATGTGGCAGAAGCAGCCAAGCACGTCCTCCTTCAGAGAATCCATCAAAGCTCTTGAAGCTGATATACAGCATGCCAATAGCCT GGCAGCTGGTTTACCAAGAGATTATTGCGGTGACAGTATTCAGATGAGATTGTCATACAGTCCTTTTGCACCATTCTTATTGTTTCTGATTGAATGGATGGATTGCCATTGTACAGATTCCATCCCAAGTTATTTAGGCCTTGTTCAGATCGTAATATATCAG GTATATGTTGATGGCATGCCCACAATgtcttcaaaagaaagaaaagcctCTCTGAGGGAATTTTACG CCGTCATATATCCTATGTTGAGGCAATTGGAAGCCCCGTTTGTCCTAATTGAAGATAACAATAACAAAAGAAGCCAAGTGGTAGATATTTCGAGCAGAATGCGGGCAGAAAACAAGCGGAGGTTTGGCGATAAAGATATTGAGGAGGAGGATGAATGTGGCATATGCATGGACGGTTATAATAAGATGGTACTTCCGAGCTGCGGCCACTCCATGTGCATCAATTGCTTTCGTGACTG GAATGGCCGATCTCGGTCCTGCCCCTTTTGTCGCGACAGCCTTAAGAGAGTTGGCTCAAGAGATTTATGGGTCCTCACAAGCAGCAACGACATAGTTGATGCAGTTACTCTGGCGAAGGAGAATCTAAGAAGTTTCTGCCTTTACATAGAGAGCCTGCCTTACATGACGCCCGAGACCCATGTGCTTGTTTTCGATTACATGATGATCTAA